The Oncorhynchus clarkii lewisi isolate Uvic-CL-2024 chromosome 29, UVic_Ocla_1.0, whole genome shotgun sequence genome contains a region encoding:
- the LOC139388363 gene encoding guanine nucleotide-binding protein G(z) subunit alpha has translation MGCRQSSEEKEAARRSRRIDRHLRSESQRQRREIKLLLLGTSNSGKSTIVKQMKIIHSGGFNLDACKEYKPLILYNAIDSLTRIIRALATLKIDFHNPDRAYDAVQLFALTGPAESKGEITAELHGVMKRLWDDSGVQECFCRSNEYHLEDNTAYYLNDLDRISSNEFIPTVEDILRSRDMTTGIVENKFTFKELTFKMVDVGGQRSERKKWIHCFEGVTAIIFCVELSGYDLKLYEDNQTSRMAESLRLFDSICNNNWFTNTSLILFLNKKDLLAEKIKRIPLTVCFADYRGQNTYEEAAVYVQRQFEDLNRNKETKEIYSHFTCATDTSNIQFVFDAVTDVIIQNNLKYIGLC, from the exons ATGGGTTGCCGGCAGAGTTCAGAGGAGAAGGAGGCGGCCCGGCGCTCCCGGCGGATCGACCGCCACCTGCGCTCGGAGAGCCAGCGGCAGCGGCGTGAGATCAAGCTCCTTCTGCTGGGCACCAGCAACTCTGGCAAGAGCACCATCGTCAAGCAGATGAAGATCATCCACAGTGGAGGCTTCAATCTGGACGCCTGCAAGGAGTACAAGCCCCTCATCCTCTACAACGCTATTGACTCGCTCACACGCATCATCCGCGCTCTCGCCACGCTCAAGATCGACTTCCACAACCCTGACCGCGCCTACGACGCCGTGCAGCTCTTCGCCCTGACCGGGCCGGCCGAGAGCAAAGGGGAGATCACAGCGGAGCTGCATGGGGTAATGAAGCGCCTGTGGGATGACTCAGGGGTGCAGGAGTGCTTCTGCCGCTCCAACGAGTACCACCTGGAGGATAACACTGCCTACTATCTGAACGACCTGGACCGCATCTCCTCCAACGAGTTCATCCCCACCGTGGAGGACATCCTGCGCTCCCGCGACATGACCACGGGCATCGTGGAGAACAAGTTCACCTTCAAGGAGCTCACCTTCAAGATGGTAGACGTGGGGGGGCAGCgctcagagaggaagaagtggaTCCACTGCTTCGAGGGCGTGACCGCCATCATTTTCTGTGTGGAGCTAAGCGGCTATGACCTCAAGCTCTATGAAGACAACCAGACG AGTCGTATGGCAGAGAGCCTGCGTCTGTTTGACTCCATCTGCAACAACAACTGGTTCACCAACACCTCactcatcctcttcctcaacaAGAAGGACCTGTTGGCCGAGAAGATCAAGCGCATCCCTTTGACCGTGTGCTTCGCCGACTACAGAGGTCAGAACACCTACGAGGAAGCAGCGGTCTACGTGCAGCGCCAGTTTGAGGACCTCAACCGCAACAAGGAGACCAAGGAGATCTACTCGCACTTCACCTGTGCCACAGACACCAGCAACATCCAGTTTGTGTTCGATGCAGTCACAGATGTGATCATCCAGAACAATCTCAAGTACATTGGGCTGTGCTAG